One genomic segment of Romeriopsis navalis LEGE 11480 includes these proteins:
- a CDS encoding mechanosensitive ion channel family protein, which produces MTISIIVTAIQLSTLVVIFTLIYTGISAIFKTVAASSISHKQSRAARYRRKIGIFLLLLCTVLCLAVAALNGYILYQGNSVLEIQQNWLQAVPQDFWQTLILSLAKCLLLTFLMKFALSGIHDVLKRLSKIAKNYDRIQANDESIGLFFDFLSQVTAVGASIWTVILCTQLLNFSPAIIGGAYWVLSAYLITVLGLLVVKAMPILIDTLDALSLQLLDSDDILHIYVRLGNLIPLLKRCLEFIIYIGIASIILRSTTSIAWLSQYTDRGINIIATYFFARFAIDAVTVAVDEFVKHDAGLTDIQKQQRLTIAPLLKSSLKYSVYFGLIVRILGIINIDPTPILAGAGILGLAVGFGAQNLIEDIVSGFLILFENYYLVGDYIAAGKLEERPVEGIVEAIELRTTQLRHPDGQLQIVRNGEIGSVVNYSKQYIYAKVDIPLAYATPLETVYDIIATTGAQLRDEQPDIVLETTQVDGLERFGKNLVLLRTITKVKPGKHRHVQRLLRRMLKDQFETANICLSDYEPEPKSEREL; this is translated from the coding sequence ATGACCATCAGTATTATTGTTACGGCGATCCAACTGAGTACATTGGTGGTCATATTCACACTGATTTATACCGGAATCAGTGCCATATTCAAAACCGTTGCCGCCTCAAGCATCAGCCATAAACAAAGCCGCGCCGCCCGTTATCGCCGCAAAATTGGCATATTTCTCCTCCTACTATGTACAGTTTTGTGCTTAGCAGTGGCCGCACTGAATGGGTACATCCTGTACCAAGGCAATAGCGTCCTAGAAATACAGCAAAACTGGCTGCAAGCAGTACCCCAAGATTTCTGGCAAACACTCATCCTTTCCCTCGCGAAATGTCTCCTGCTCACGTTTCTGATGAAGTTTGCCTTGTCCGGCATTCATGACGTACTCAAACGCCTGAGTAAAATTGCCAAAAACTACGATCGCATTCAGGCGAACGATGAAAGCATCGGGTTGTTTTTTGACTTCCTCAGTCAAGTTACAGCCGTTGGTGCATCAATTTGGACCGTTATCCTCTGTACCCAGTTACTCAACTTCTCACCCGCCATCATCGGCGGTGCTTACTGGGTTTTGAGCGCATATCTGATCACGGTGCTGGGCTTGTTGGTGGTCAAAGCGATGCCCATTTTAATTGACACCCTAGACGCCCTGAGTTTACAACTGCTTGATAGCGATGACATTCTCCATATTTATGTCCGCCTCGGCAATCTCATTCCACTGCTCAAACGCTGTTTAGAATTCATTATCTACATCGGCATCGCCAGTATTATTTTGCGGAGTACAACGTCGATCGCCTGGCTTTCTCAATATACCGATCGCGGCATCAATATCATCGCCACCTACTTCTTCGCCCGTTTCGCGATCGACGCGGTCACTGTAGCCGTGGATGAATTTGTCAAACATGATGCGGGTCTCACGGATATTCAAAAGCAACAGCGATTAACGATTGCCCCATTGCTCAAGAGTTCACTGAAGTACAGTGTTTATTTCGGGTTGATTGTTCGTATCCTCGGGATTATTAATATCGACCCCACCCCAATTCTGGCGGGTGCAGGAATCTTGGGCCTTGCCGTAGGATTTGGGGCGCAGAACTTAATCGAAGATATTGTTTCAGGCTTCTTGATCCTATTTGAGAACTACTATCTGGTCGGTGACTATATCGCGGCGGGCAAGCTGGAAGAACGGCCCGTTGAAGGGATTGTCGAAGCGATCGAACTGCGCACGACCCAACTGCGTCATCCCGATGGTCAACTGCAAATTGTCCGGAATGGCGAGATCGGCTCGGTTGTTAACTACTCCAAACAATATATTTACGCCAAAGTTGATATTCCCCTCGCCTACGCAACTCCCCTCGAAACGGTCTATGACATCATCGCCACCACCGGAGCGCAACTACGTGATGAACAGCCGGATATTGTGCTTGAAACAACGCAAGTCGACGGTCTAGAGCGCTTTGGCAAGAACCTCGTGCTACTACGAACCATTACCAAAGTTAAACCGGGAAAACATCGCCATGTTCAACGGTTGCTTCGCAGAATGCTCAAAGATCAGTTTGAAACAGCCAATATCTGCCTATCGGACTACGAACCTGAGCCCAAATCAGAGCGTGAGCTTTAG
- a CDS encoding VOC family protein: MAITQGAHHIGFTVPDLAATRDFFVNVLEFKQVGEKPDYPAVFVSDGTIMLTLWQAVNPETATPFDRKHNVGLHHFALKVTDVATLQSVYQTLTQTAGVEIEFAPENLGNGPAKHMMFAIPGGIRMELFAAATA, translated from the coding sequence ATGGCAATCACTCAAGGCGCACACCATATTGGATTCACCGTTCCTGACCTCGCTGCCACACGCGATTTTTTTGTCAATGTGCTGGAATTTAAGCAAGTTGGTGAAAAACCGGACTACCCAGCTGTATTCGTGTCGGATGGAACGATCATGCTGACGCTATGGCAAGCCGTCAATCCAGAAACAGCAACACCATTCGATCGTAAACACAACGTTGGACTCCACCACTTCGCGCTCAAAGTTACCGATGTTGCCACCCTCCAATCTGTCTACCAAACTCTGACTCAAACCGCTGGTGTCGAAATCGAATTTGCCCCCGAAAACCTGGGCAATGGACCGGCAAAACATATGATGTTTGCCATTCCGGGTGGCATTCGCATGGAACTTTTTGCCGCAGCTACGGCTTAA